In Carassius auratus strain Wakin unplaced genomic scaffold, ASM336829v1 scaf_tig00000254, whole genome shotgun sequence, the following proteins share a genomic window:
- the LOC113068921 gene encoding succinate dehydrogenase [ubiquinone] iron-sulfur subunit, mitochondrial-like, whose translation MSACISFTRSAVAFRNSRTLLVRYAQTAAAPAPEPKIKKFQIYRWDPDRPGDKPRMQTYEIDLNTCGPMVLDALIKIKNEMDPTLTFRRSCREGICGSCAMNINGGNTLACLNKIDTNTSKVTKIYPLPHMYVVKDLVPDMSNFYAQYKSIEPYLKKKDETKQGKEQYLQSIEDRQKLDGLYECILCACCSTSCPSYWWNGDKYLGPAVLMQAYRWMIDSRDEFTEERLSKLQDPFSLYRCHTIMNCTKTCPKGLNPGKAIAEIKKMMATYKEKRSSAI comes from the exons ATGTCTGCCTGCATTTCTTTCACTCGCAGCGCCGTTGCTTTCCGCAACAGTAGGACGTTG CTGGTACGATATGCCCAGACAGCAGCTGCCCCTGCCCCTGagccaaaaataaagaaatttcaGATTTACAGATGGGACCCTGACAGACCTGGTGACAAGCCTCGCATGCAAACCTACGAGATTGATTTGAACAC ATGTGGTCCAATGGTTCTCGACGCactcatcaaaattaaaaatgaaatggacCCGACACTCACCTTCAGACGCTCATGTCGAGagg GCATCTGTGGCTCATGTGCTATGAACATCAACGGAGGAAACACTTTAGCCTGTTTAAACAAAATAGATACAAATACCAGCAAAGTGACAAAGATTTACCCCCTGCCTCACATGTATGTGGTCAAAGATCTTGTACCT gatATGAGCAACTTTTATGCACAGTACAAGTCCATCGAGCCCTATTTGAAAAAGAAGGACGAGACAAAGCAGGGAAAAGAGCAGTACCTCCAGTCAATCGAGGACCGTCAAAAGCTG GATGGCCTGTATGAATGCATTCTGTGTGCATGCTGCAGCACTAGTTGTCCTAGTTACTGGTGGAATGGAGATAAGTACCTTGGTCCAGCTGTGCTCATGCAG GCGTATAGGTGGATGATTGACTCTCGTGATGAGTTTACAGAAGAGCGTCTGTCCAAATTACAGGACCCTTTCTCCCTCTACCGCTGTCACACAATAATGAACTGTACAAAGACATGTCCCAAG GGACTCAATCCTGGAAAAGCCATAGCAGAAATTAAGAAAATGATGGCCACTTACAAAGAAAAGAGATCGTCTGCCATCTGA
- the LOC113068923 gene encoding transmembrane protein 240-like yields MHMITTTMIFMILGASVVMAIACLMDMNALLDRFHNYILPHLRGEDRVCHCNCGRHHVHYVIPYDGDHSLVDSSENYFVSDSVTKQEMDLMLGLLLGFCISWLLLWLDGALHCAVRAWRASRYYDTPSWSWLPQFCNLRDLRRRAQLRQLEDSSGNMVHIKQKLYHNGHPSPRHL; encoded by the exons ATGCATATGATCACAACCACCATGATTTTTATGATCCTCGGTGCTTCAGTTGTCATG GCGATAGCGTGTTTAATGGACATGAACGCACTCCTGGACCGCTTTCACAACTACATCTTACCGCATTTACGAGGGGAAGACCGCGTGTGTCATTGCAACTGTGGAAG GCATCATGTTCACTACGTAATTCCATATGATGGAGACCATTCACTCGTGGACTCGTCTGAGAATTACTTTGTGAGTGACAGTGTGACCAAACAGGAGATGGACCTCATGCTGGGGCTGTTGCTGGGCTTCTGTATCAGCTGGCTGTTGTTGTGGCTGGATGGAGCTTTGCACTGTGCTGTGAGGGCCTGGAGAGCCAGTCGCTATTATG ATACCCCTTCCTGGTCGTGGCTGCCACAGTTCTGCAACCTCCGGGACCTGCGTAGACGCGCACAGCTCCGGCAGCTGGAGGATTCCAGCGGAAACATGGTGCACATCAAGCAGAAGCTCTATCACAATGGTCATCCCAGCCCTCGTCACCTCTGA